From the genome of Pseudomonas sp. FP453:
GCCCGCGCCGCCGCACAAGGCGCGCAATACCGCATTGCCGGCAAGAGTGGTACGGCACAAGTGGTGGCGATCAAGCAGGGCGAGCGTTACAACCGTAACAAGACCCTGGAGCGCCACCGCGACAACGCCTTGTTCGTCGGCTTCGCGCCCGCCGAGCACCCTAAAATCGTGATCTCGGTGATGATCGAAAACGGCGAGGCGGGCGGCCGGGTGGCCGGCCCTGTGGTGCGACAGATCATGGACGCCTGGCTACTCGACCAGGACGGCCACCTGAAGCCTCAATACGCGACGCCGGCCAAAGCGCCCGGCGACCCGCACGTCTGACTCACACCTGCCACTCGGCCCACTGTTCTACGCCCTCATGTGCCAGCCATGGCACATCGTGGGCGGTCCAGATATGCGAAGCAGGAAGCATGCCTGGGTCATCATCCAACGTCGCCACCCGCACAATCACATGGGGTTGATACCCACGCTCGGCCATCAGATGTGAGCCGCAGCGCGAGCAGAAATGCCTGATTTTCCCTGGCGAAGATTCGTACGACGTTAAAAGCGCCTCGCCCTGTCTCCAGCGGAAGTGCTCGCGCATCACACCGGCAGTCGCAACGAACGCCGCCGCGTGGACCTTGCGACAGCTTTGGCAATGGCAGTGGCTGATGGGCATATCCAGGCTGTCCACCTGATACTGCACGGCCTTGCAGGCACAACTTCCATGGAGCTGTTGAGTCATGGTGCTTCACCTCAAAGGGGAGGGGAGCAATCTACCGTTCGCCGCCGCGCTGCGCATCACAAGTGATACAAATCATTGCCCTTATTCCGGCATTGGTCTAAATTGCGAAGCGTTCTCATTCGCGCACAATATCATTATGCCTTCGTCTGCTGTGCCTCATTCCCCTCACGAACCGGTTGGCCAACTCTACGGTGACCACCACCGCTGGTTGGTCAGCTGGCTGCGCGCGCGCCTGGGTTGTTCTCATCAGGCCGCAGACCTGGCGCAAGACACGTTTATCCGTTTGTTGCTGGCTGAGCGCACCCAGCCTTTGGCCGCTGAGCTGAAAGAACCGCGGCATTTTCTGGTGACAATTGCCAAGCGCGTGATGATCGACAGCTTCCGTCGCAAAGCCCTTGAGCAGGCTTATCTGCAAGCCTTGGCCGAACAACCGCAGGCCTATGCCATTTCGCCAGAAGAGCGGTTGCTGGTGATCGAAACCCTGCAACGCCTGGACGCCATGCTCGATGGCCTGGGGCACAAGGCCAAACGCGCCTTCCTGCTCTCGCAGTTGCAGGGAATGCCTTACAAGGAAATCGCCGAACAGCTACAGGTGTCGGTGAGTTCGGTGACCAAATACATTGCCAGGGCCACCGAGCATTGCCTGATCTTCGCCCTGGAGCATTGACGGTGGCCCGTGATCCGAAACATCAGGCCCTCAGTTCGGCCGCCCACTGGGTCGCCCGATTGGCCGCCGAGCCCGGTGACCCGCAGTTGCATGTGGCCTGGCTCACCTGGCGCGACGAAAGCGCGCTGAACCAATGGGCCTGGCAGCGCGTAGAAGCCCTTCGCAGCCAGCTCCAATGCCTGCCGGGTGCCGTCGCCGTGAATGTGCTGGACGTCGCCGCCGACCAATCCCTGCAACTGGGACGCCGCGCATTGCTCAAGGGCGTGGTGATCGGTACGGGTGTAAGCGCCATCGGTTGGTCCGGCTATCGACAGGCCCCGCAATGGATGGCCGATCAACGCACTACCACGGGCGAGCGACACAGCCTGCGCCTGGATGATGGCAGCCAATTGTCCCTCAATACCGCCAGTGCGGTGGATATCCACTACACAGCCGAACACCGCTTGGTGATTTTGCGTGCCGGAGAAATCCTCGTGGAAACGGCTCCCGACCCCCGACCGTTTCTGGTGCGCAGCGCCCACGGTGAAATGCGCGCGCTGGGCACGCGCTTTGACGTGCGCCAGTTCGACGACTTCACGGCGATGAGCGTATTGCAACACGCTGTGGCGGTGCGTCTGGGCGTCGATCCTGCGGAAACGGTAGTCACCGCCGGCCAGACCGTCACTTTCGATGCCCTGCGCATGCTCGCCCTGCGGCCGAACGACCCCGGCGCAGGCGCCTGGGCGCAGGGGCGGCTGATCGTCGACCATTGGCGGCTGGACCGCCTGGTGGCCGAGTTGGCACGCTACCGCCAGGGCTACCTGGGGTGCGCCACGGAAATCGCCCACCTGCCGGTATCCGGTGCGTACTCCCTGGACGATATCGACCTGACCCTCAACGCCTTGACCCACGCGCTACCGGTGCGCCTCGTTTCACGTACCCGCTACTGGACGACGTTGGCCCCGCGCGCCTGACATCGAAAATAATTCTCAACTTCCGTTGTCGATTTGCCGCCCCTCGTTCGACTCCTCCTGCAAACCCCCTTCATTCGTTCCGAACCATCAGGAGTCAACATGCGCGCAGGGCAAACCTCAGTCGCCAATCAACCGCCTCGGTCATTTCGCAAAAAGCCCTTGCAGGTCGCGTTGTTTGGCGTGTCGCTGATGGTGCAGGCCGGGCTGCTGGCTCCCTTGTTGGCAAGCGGCTCCAATGCAATGGCGGCCAGCCAGCAGCAGGCGTTCGCCATTGCCCCTGGCCCCCTGGGTGGGGTGTTGAGCCGCTTTGCCAGCGATGCAGGCGTGGTGCTGTCCTTCGATTCGGGCCTCACTGCCGGCAGGCAAAGCGCAGGCCTGCAGGGCACGTATAGCGTCGAACAAGGTTTTGCCCGCCTGCTGGCCGGCAGCAACCTGGCTATCGCCGCCAACAGTGATGGCAGTTACCGCTTGGCGCCCCAGGCCAGTGGCGGTGCCTTGACCCTCGGTGCCACCAGTATCAACGCCCAAGGTTTAGGTCTGACCACCGAGAGCACAGGTTCCTACACCACCGGAGCGACCAGTACCGCGACAAAGTTACCTCTGTCCCTGCGCGAAACGCCGCAGTCGGTCAGCGTGGTCACCCGCCAACTGATGGATGACCAGCACCTGTCCACCCTCAGCGAGGTGCTGACCTTCACCCCCGGCATCAGCAGCAACCATCGTGACAGCGAGCGCTACTCCTTCTACTCGCGCGGCTTCGAGATCCAGAACTTCCAGTACGACGGCATCCCGTCGCAAATCGCCAACGAATCCCAGCAATATATCGGCCCGCTTTCCGACATGGCCCTCTACGACCGGGTCGAAGTCGTACGCGGTGCTACCGGTTTGATGAGCGGCGCAGGCACGCCGTCCGCCACCATCAACCTGGTGCGCAAGCGCCCGACCAAAGACTTCCAGGCCCACCTCTCGGGGGAAGCCGGCGCGTGGGACCGTTACCGTTCCGAAGTCGATGTGTCCGGCCCGCTGACGGAAACCGGTAATGTGCGCGGGCGATTTGTCGCGGCGTACCAGCAGCAGAAATCCTTCGTGGACTGGTACAAGCAAGACAAGCGCGTCATGTATGGCGCGCTCGATATCGACCTGAATGACGCCACCACCCTGCGCACCAGCCTGGACTACCAGAACAACGACGCCACCGGCACCAGCTACGGCCATATTCCGCTGTTCTACAACAATGGCCGCCAGACCAATTTTTCCCGTTCCTTCAACCCGGCTACACGTTCCAGTTACATGGACAACACCAGCTACACCTTCACCACGATGCTGGACCATAAACTCGACAACGACTGGAGCCTGAAGACCGCCTACAGCCATCAGTATTCCTACCGCAAAGGGCAGGGCGCTTCCGCCAGTGGCGGCTACCCGGACCCGGTCACCGGCCAAGGTGCCGGGGCATTCATCTACCGTCTCGACAGCTACCAGACCCAGGACATGCTGGATGTGTATGCCAATGGCCCGTTCCAGTTGGGTGGCCGTGAGCACGAGTTGGTAGTGGGTGCGAGCACGTCGCGCACCCACCTGAACTTTCCCAACTACAGCAGCACCCTGGCCGGCCAAGACAATGACTATGGCGATGTGGACAACATCTTCACCTGGGATGGCCGCCAGTATGGGCGCCGTTCCTACAACGAAGTCGGGGGCGCAGTGACCACCCTGCAACAGACCGGCGTGTATGGCGCGCTGCGTTTGAAACCGATCGACCCGCTGACCCTCATTCTCGGCACCCGTGTCAGTTGGTGGAAGCAACTCGATGAGGTGACGCAATACGCGCCCTACTCGAAAAACACCGACAAAACCAAGAAGACCGGCGTCGTGACGCCTTACGCGGGCATCATCTACGACCTGAACGACACCTATTCGGTCTACGCCAGCTACACCAGCATCTTCCTGCCGCAAACGTTCTACAAGACCGCCAGCGGCGGCTCGCTCGCGCCGCTTGAAGGGGACAACTACGAGATCGGCCTCAAGGGCGAATTCTTCGACGGTGCGCTGAACGCGAGCGTCGCCCTGTTCGACATCGAACAAAAGAACACCGCCGCCGATTCGGGCAACGATGCCACTGGCAAAACGGTGTACAAGGCCATCGCCGGCACGACCACACGCGGCGTCGAGACCGAGATTTCCGGCGAAGTCGCTGCAGGCTGGAACGTATTCGGCGGCTACACCTACCGCGAATCCCACGCCAAGGACGGCGAACGCGTACAGGTCAACCAGCCGATCAACCTGTTCAAGCTTGGCACCACCTACCGCCTGCCGGGCGCTCTGAACCGCCTGACCGTGGGTGGCAATGTCACCTGGCAAAGCGAGATGTACGCCACCACGCAGATCAACTACACCGGGCCGTACTACAAGGCGGTACAGGACCCCTTCGCCGTGGTCGGCCTGCTGGCCAACTATCAGGTGGACGAGCACCTGTCCGTAGGACTGAACGTCAACAACCTGTTCGACAAGAAGTATTACGACGGCATGGGCACGTTCAACTCGGGCTCCTACGGCGAGCCGCGCAATGCGATGGTCAACGCCAAATGGAAGTTCTGAGATAAGTCGCAACACCAATGCGTGGCCGAAAAGGTTGCGCATTGGTTGATGTCGCCTACCTTCAATACAGGAGGTGACTTATGCACGTATTGGATCGCATAGAACGAAAAGTCCTGCTCAATGCTTCACGTAACCAGGTGTGGGAAGCCCTGACCGACGCCGAGCAGTTCGGCGACTGGTTTGGTATCGCCCTCAAGGGCAAACGCTTTGTCGTGGGTGAAACCCTTGAGGCGCCGATCACGTATCCCGGTTACGAGCATGTGATCTGGAAGGCGAGGATCGAACGCATCCTGCCGCAAACGTTGTTCTCTTTCTGGTGGCACCCGTTTGCAGTGGAGGAGGGTGTCGATTACGACAAGGAAACGCCAACCCTGGTGGAGTTCACCATCGAAGACCGCGCGCCGGGCATCCTGCTGCGGGTGGTTGAATCCGGGTTCGACCACATCCCCGAGGCCCGCCGTCAAAAAGCCTTCAAGATGAACTCTCGGGGCTGGGACGAGCAAATGGGCAATATCGAAACCTATCTCGGCCAGGCCCGGCGCGCCTGAGTCAAACGGGCATCACTGCTGATGCCCACCCTTGGGGTTTTCGGCCTTGGCGGCACGGCTGCGCAACACACCCAATGTTTTAGCGATTGCAATACGCCATAGCCTCCGCAGATAATGAGATGAATTATCATTAACGCCTGGCAGCTTGCGTGTCCCTACCTACTGATCCCAAAGTCTTGTTGGCTACGCTCTATGACGACAACCATCGCTGGCTGCGCGCGTGGTTGTACCGTCAATTGAAATGCCCCCAGGATGCGGCGGACCTCACGCAAGACACCTTCATTCGCCTGCTGGACGCGCGCCAGCTCACCCAGCTCGACGAGCCCCGCGCGTTCCTGAGCACTGTGGCGCGGCGCTTGCTGTTCAGCTTCTGGCGGCGCAAACGCCTGGAGCAAAGCTACCTCGACAGCCTGGCGCTGTTGCCCGAGTGCTACACGCCATCCGAAGAAGACCTGGCCGTGGTGCGTGAAGCCCTGGAAAGCATCGACCGCCTGCTCAACGGCCTGCCGGCGCGGGTACGGCAGATCTTCATCCTCAGCCGCCTCGAAGGCCTGACCCAGCCGATGATCGCCCAGCAACTGGACGTGTCCCTGGCCACCGTCGAGCGCGACCTGCGCCGCGCGTTCCTGCATTGCCTGGCCGAATCGGCAGACCTGACATGACCCGCCCAGACGTCGACAGCACCACCCGCGCCGCCGTCGATTGGCTGCTGCGCCTGGAGGCGGCCGGCGAAGACCTGGGCGTGCACCAGGCCTTCGACACCTGGCTGCACGCCAGCCCGCAGCACGCGGAGGCCTGGCAGCGGGTCGGCAGCCTGTTGCAGCAACCGATTGCCGATCTGCAGCGCGTCGAAGCCCACAGCCCCGGCCAACTGCGCGCGGCCTCCAAGGCCTTGATGACCCCTGATTCCCCCTCGCGCCGCAGCGTCCTGCGCAGTGGTTTGGCCCTGCTGGTCTTCGGCGCCAGCGGCGCGGCGATTGTGGATCGCAACCAGCCGCTCAATGGCTTGTGGGCCGACCTGCGTACCGGCACCGGCGAGCGCCGGACATTCGAGCTGGCCGACGGCAGCCGCCTGAGCCTCAACGCACGCAGCTCGGTAGACATTCAATTCACCGCCCAGCGCCGCGTGGTGCGCCTGCGCGAAGGCCAGGTGTTTGCTGACGTTGCCGCCGACGCCAACCGCCCGTTCGTAATCACCACCGCCGAGGGCGAGGTCCAGGCCTTGGGCACGCAGTTCTTGGTCAGTCAGGAGTCTGCCGGCAACCTGGCGTCGGTGCAGTTGCACAGCGTGCAAATCACCACGGCTGGCGGCAGCCAACGGCGGATCGAAGCGGGGCAGGCCGCCTGGTTCAACGCCGGCGCCGTGCGCCCGGTGGCATTGAGCGTGGCCGGGCGCGTGGATTGGCGTGACGGCCGGGTCGATATCCGTGACGAACCGCTGGGCCTGCTGATCGATGCACTGCGGCCCTATGGCCGTGGCGTCCTGCGCATCAGCCCGCAAGCGGCGGCGCTGCGCGTGTATGGCGTTTATCCGTTGGACAATGCCGAGCAAACCCTGCAATCCCTCGCACAAACCTTCCCGCTGCGTATCCGTCGCTACGGCCCGTGGCTGACCCTGATCGACGTGCAATAACGAAAAAAACTCACTCGGCATGAGGGGATCGTGGATCTCGCGAGTCAGGGTTAGAGAACGCTAACCTGACCACGAGTATCCACCCCTTATGGCACCCCAGATGATCCGTCCCAGCCTGCTGACCTTGGCCCTGGCCCTGGCCGTTATCGGCCAACCCGCCGTGGCCGAGGACAACACCCACGCTTTCGACCTGCCCGCTGCCGCCCTGGGCGACAGCCTCAGCCGCCTGTCCCGCGAGAGCGGGCGCACGTTGTCCGTCAACCCGGCGTTGCTGCAAGGGCGCCGCGCGGCGGCCGTCCACGGCCAGTTCACCGCCGAACAGGCCGTGCAGCAAGCGTTGGCCGGCAGCGGGTTGGGCTTGATCATCACCGAGAACGGCACCTGGAGCCTGTACCTGCTGCCCGAGAGCGGCGCCCTGAACCTCGGCCCCACCAACATCACCGGGCAGTTGGCGGAAAATGCCTGGGGCCCGGTGGACGGTTACGTCGCCACCCGCAGCGGCACCGCGACCAAGACCGACACGCCGATCATGGAAATCCCGCAGACCGTCAACGTGGTCACCGCCGACCAGATCGCCGTGCAAGGCTCACGCAACCTGACCCAGGCCTTGCGCTACACGCCGGGCGTGGACACCAACGGCTACACCGACCGCAACACCATCGCCGATGAAGTCGCCAGCCGGGGTTTCGCGCCGACCTTGCTCTACCTCGACGGCGCCTACCTGCCGTACGCCGGCAGCCTCGGCGGCGCGCCGCAGATCGACCCCTACACCCTGGAGCGCATCGAAGTGCTCAAGGGCCCGGCCTCGGTGCTGTATGGGCAGAACCAGCCGGGCGGGATGATCAATATGGTCTCCAAGCGGCCCACCACCGAAGCCCGGCACCAGGTCAAATTCGGCGTGGGCAGCTACGAACGGGTCAACGGCGCGCTGGATTTCAGCGGCCCGCTCGACGAGGCGAAAACCCTCAGTTACCGCTTGATCGCCCTGGCCCGCGACGGCAACGAGATGGTCGACCATGCCACCGACAGCCGCACCTTGCTCGCCCCCAGCCTGACCTGGGCACCGAATGACGACACCGC
Proteins encoded in this window:
- a CDS encoding GFA family protein, with amino-acid sequence MTQQLHGSCACKAVQYQVDSLDMPISHCHCQSCRKVHAAAFVATAGVMREHFRWRQGEALLTSYESSPGKIRHFCSRCGSHLMAERGYQPHVIVRVATLDDDPGMLPASHIWTAHDVPWLAHEGVEQWAEWQV
- a CDS encoding sigma-70 family RNA polymerase sigma factor, whose protein sequence is MPSSAVPHSPHEPVGQLYGDHHRWLVSWLRARLGCSHQAADLAQDTFIRLLLAERTQPLAAELKEPRHFLVTIAKRVMIDSFRRKALEQAYLQALAEQPQAYAISPEERLLVIETLQRLDAMLDGLGHKAKRAFLLSQLQGMPYKEIAEQLQVSVSSVTKYIARATEHCLIFALEH
- a CDS encoding FecR domain-containing protein, which gives rise to MARDPKHQALSSAAHWVARLAAEPGDPQLHVAWLTWRDESALNQWAWQRVEALRSQLQCLPGAVAVNVLDVAADQSLQLGRRALLKGVVIGTGVSAIGWSGYRQAPQWMADQRTTTGERHSLRLDDGSQLSLNTASAVDIHYTAEHRLVILRAGEILVETAPDPRPFLVRSAHGEMRALGTRFDVRQFDDFTAMSVLQHAVAVRLGVDPAETVVTAGQTVTFDALRMLALRPNDPGAGAWAQGRLIVDHWRLDRLVAELARYRQGYLGCATEIAHLPVSGAYSLDDIDLTLNALTHALPVRLVSRTRYWTTLAPRA
- a CDS encoding TonB-dependent receptor; the encoded protein is MRAGQTSVANQPPRSFRKKPLQVALFGVSLMVQAGLLAPLLASGSNAMAASQQQAFAIAPGPLGGVLSRFASDAGVVLSFDSGLTAGRQSAGLQGTYSVEQGFARLLAGSNLAIAANSDGSYRLAPQASGGALTLGATSINAQGLGLTTESTGSYTTGATSTATKLPLSLRETPQSVSVVTRQLMDDQHLSTLSEVLTFTPGISSNHRDSERYSFYSRGFEIQNFQYDGIPSQIANESQQYIGPLSDMALYDRVEVVRGATGLMSGAGTPSATINLVRKRPTKDFQAHLSGEAGAWDRYRSEVDVSGPLTETGNVRGRFVAAYQQQKSFVDWYKQDKRVMYGALDIDLNDATTLRTSLDYQNNDATGTSYGHIPLFYNNGRQTNFSRSFNPATRSSYMDNTSYTFTTMLDHKLDNDWSLKTAYSHQYSYRKGQGASASGGYPDPVTGQGAGAFIYRLDSYQTQDMLDVYANGPFQLGGREHELVVGASTSRTHLNFPNYSSTLAGQDNDYGDVDNIFTWDGRQYGRRSYNEVGGAVTTLQQTGVYGALRLKPIDPLTLILGTRVSWWKQLDEVTQYAPYSKNTDKTKKTGVVTPYAGIIYDLNDTYSVYASYTSIFLPQTFYKTASGGSLAPLEGDNYEIGLKGEFFDGALNASVALFDIEQKNTAADSGNDATGKTVYKAIAGTTTRGVETEISGEVAAGWNVFGGYTYRESHAKDGERVQVNQPINLFKLGTTYRLPGALNRLTVGGNVTWQSEMYATTQINYTGPYYKAVQDPFAVVGLLANYQVDEHLSVGLNVNNLFDKKYYDGMGTFNSGSYGEPRNAMVNAKWKF
- a CDS encoding SRPBCC family protein translates to MHVLDRIERKVLLNASRNQVWEALTDAEQFGDWFGIALKGKRFVVGETLEAPITYPGYEHVIWKARIERILPQTLFSFWWHPFAVEEGVDYDKETPTLVEFTIEDRAPGILLRVVESGFDHIPEARRQKAFKMNSRGWDEQMGNIETYLGQARRA
- a CDS encoding sigma-70 family RNA polymerase sigma factor, which encodes MSLPTDPKVLLATLYDDNHRWLRAWLYRQLKCPQDAADLTQDTFIRLLDARQLTQLDEPRAFLSTVARRLLFSFWRRKRLEQSYLDSLALLPECYTPSEEDLAVVREALESIDRLLNGLPARVRQIFILSRLEGLTQPMIAQQLDVSLATVERDLRRAFLHCLAESADLT
- a CDS encoding FecR family protein, with translation MTRPDVDSTTRAAVDWLLRLEAAGEDLGVHQAFDTWLHASPQHAEAWQRVGSLLQQPIADLQRVEAHSPGQLRAASKALMTPDSPSRRSVLRSGLALLVFGASGAAIVDRNQPLNGLWADLRTGTGERRTFELADGSRLSLNARSSVDIQFTAQRRVVRLREGQVFADVAADANRPFVITTAEGEVQALGTQFLVSQESAGNLASVQLHSVQITTAGGSQRRIEAGQAAWFNAGAVRPVALSVAGRVDWRDGRVDIRDEPLGLLIDALRPYGRGVLRISPQAAALRVYGVYPLDNAEQTLQSLAQTFPLRIRRYGPWLTLIDVQ